A single window of Acidimicrobiales bacterium DNA harbors:
- a CDS encoding nuclear transport factor 2 family protein has product MDDVASLLAANRRYYDAFEAKDMDAMSDLWERSDRAICTHPGWATLEGWGPVAASFFALFQGGQHIQFVLTRETPVVAGETAWVSLDENLLGDQGGVTVATVNIFVRSDTDGWRMVCHHGSVVQPGLNH; this is encoded by the coding sequence GTGGACGACGTCGCCTCGCTCCTCGCCGCCAACCGCCGCTACTACGACGCGTTCGAAGCGAAGGACATGGACGCGATGTCCGATCTTTGGGAACGGTCGGACCGAGCGATTTGCACTCATCCCGGGTGGGCCACCCTGGAGGGGTGGGGTCCTGTTGCCGCATCCTTCTTCGCGTTGTTCCAGGGTGGGCAGCACATCCAGTTCGTGTTGACGCGGGAGACTCCTGTGGTGGCGGGAGAAACGGCGTGGGTGTCGCTCGACGAGAACCTTCTAGGCGACCAGGGCGGGGTCACGGTGGCGACTGTGAACATCTTCGTCAGGTCGGACACCGACGGCTGGCGGATGGTGTGTCACCACGGCTCGGTGGTTCAGCCGGGGCTGAACCACTAA
- a CDS encoding alpha/beta hydrolase produces MHFPPSPKAGPRARGAGGVEVATWHYGGDGPPLLLAHATGFHGRCWIPFATALADRFDVWALDHRGHGASGKSPDGRYDDWSLMVDDLLAVLDEVGLEGWRGFGHSLGGAVLVLAETRRPGTFAGISCFEPVVVPPDLFSEVAPTAGPRLDEVARKRRASFPSKRAAWDNYRAKPPFSRFDPEVLAAYVEFGFVDDASGHASLACAPDEEASVYEGAVTSGAWNSLPSLRPPVTVLGGGDGNDPMSSIVERIARQIPRGAALRVPGLDHFGPFEEPAKVAEIAAEALGAAPGGWAAGESTMIVAGPS; encoded by the coding sequence ATGCACTTCCCCCCGTCGCCGAAGGCCGGTCCGCGTGCCCGTGGAGCGGGCGGAGTCGAAGTCGCCACATGGCACTACGGTGGCGATGGTCCTCCGCTCCTCCTGGCCCACGCGACGGGCTTCCACGGGAGGTGCTGGATCCCGTTCGCGACAGCCCTGGCCGACCGCTTCGACGTCTGGGCGCTCGACCATCGCGGCCACGGTGCGTCTGGAAAGTCTCCCGACGGCCGCTACGACGATTGGTCCCTCATGGTCGACGACCTGCTCGCCGTGCTGGACGAAGTCGGCCTTGAAGGGTGGCGTGGCTTCGGGCACTCCCTTGGAGGGGCCGTTCTGGTGCTGGCGGAGACGAGACGGCCGGGTACCTTCGCGGGGATTTCGTGCTTCGAGCCTGTCGTGGTGCCTCCGGACCTTTTTTCCGAGGTCGCTCCCACCGCAGGCCCGCGTCTCGACGAAGTTGCACGCAAGAGACGCGCGTCCTTTCCGTCGAAGCGTGCCGCTTGGGACAATTACAGGGCGAAGCCGCCTTTCTCTCGGTTCGACCCAGAGGTTCTGGCTGCATATGTGGAATTCGGGTTCGTCGACGACGCGAGCGGTCATGCATCCCTCGCCTGCGCACCGGACGAGGAGGCGTCGGTCTACGAGGGTGCCGTTACGAGCGGCGCTTGGAACTCCCTTCCGTCCTTGCGGCCGCCCGTGACCGTGCTCGGCGGCGGGGACGGTAACGACCCGATGAGCTCGATCGTCGAGAGGATCGCCCGACAGATCCCGCGGGGCGCCGCCTTGCGCGTCCCCGGGCTGGACCATTTTGGACCGTTCGAAGAACCCGCCAAGGTGGCCGAGATAGCCGCAGAGGCGCTCGGTGCCGCGCCCGGCGGTTGGGCCGCCGGGGAGTCCACCATGATCGTCGCAGGGCCTAGTTAG
- a CDS encoding steroid 3-ketoacyl-CoA thiolase, translated as MSEVVIVDAVRTPVGKRNGGLAGVHPADLLGTALTALFQRTGVDPAEVGQVVGGCVSQVGEQAFNIARTAWLAAGFPMTTAATTVDTQCGSSQQAANLAASLVSSGVVDVAVACGVESMTRIPIGSNSSKKLGLGVPIPKTYFSRYELTSQFEGAERIADKWGITRDDTDAFGLRSQQLAAQAWNERRFDTQITAVDAPVLDAEGNPTDELKQVARDEGLRETTLEALSSLKPVARPDGVHTAGSSSQISDGAAAILLTTPERAAQLGLTPKARVVAQCLVGVDPVLMLTGPIDATNLLLERTGLAIDDIDLFEINEAFASVVLAWEREVKSDPDRVNVNGGAIALGHPLGGTGVVLLTKALHELERTGGRRALISMCCGGGLGTGTVLER; from the coding sequence ATGTCTGAAGTTGTCATCGTCGATGCGGTCCGGACCCCTGTAGGGAAGCGAAACGGAGGCCTGGCCGGGGTTCACCCGGCGGATCTTCTGGGCACCGCTCTGACCGCGCTCTTCCAGCGGACCGGCGTCGACCCGGCCGAGGTCGGACAGGTGGTCGGCGGCTGCGTGTCCCAGGTCGGAGAGCAGGCGTTCAACATCGCCCGCACCGCGTGGCTGGCAGCCGGCTTTCCCATGACGACCGCGGCCACGACCGTGGACACGCAGTGCGGTTCGAGCCAACAAGCGGCGAACCTCGCGGCCAGTTTGGTTTCCTCCGGGGTAGTCGACGTCGCCGTCGCTTGCGGGGTGGAGTCGATGACGAGGATCCCGATCGGCTCTAACTCCTCGAAGAAGCTTGGCCTCGGGGTGCCGATCCCGAAGACCTACTTTTCCCGGTACGAGCTCACGTCCCAGTTCGAGGGAGCCGAGCGGATCGCGGACAAGTGGGGCATCACCCGCGACGACACAGACGCGTTCGGGCTGCGCTCACAGCAGCTCGCCGCGCAGGCGTGGAATGAACGGCGGTTCGACACCCAGATCACGGCCGTCGATGCACCAGTCCTTGACGCCGAAGGCAACCCTACCGATGAGCTGAAACAGGTCGCCAGGGACGAGGGACTTCGCGAAACGACGCTCGAGGCGTTGTCATCCCTAAAGCCGGTCGCCCGGCCGGACGGAGTCCACACCGCCGGCAGCTCGTCGCAGATATCCGACGGCGCGGCAGCGATTCTCCTGACGACACCCGAACGAGCCGCGCAGCTCGGCCTCACTCCCAAGGCCCGCGTCGTCGCGCAATGTCTCGTTGGCGTCGACCCTGTCCTGATGCTCACCGGACCGATAGACGCGACGAACCTCCTCCTCGAGAGAACCGGACTGGCGATAGATGACATCGACCTGTTCGAGATCAACGAGGCGTTCGCGTCCGTTGTTCTCGCTTGGGAGAGGGAAGTGAAGTCGGACCCCGACCGGGTTAACGTCAACGGTGGAGCGATCGCACTCGGACACCCGCTCGGCGGAACCGGCGTGGTGCTGCTGACCAAGGCGCTGCACGAGTTGGAGAGAACCGGGGGAAGGCGAGCCCTCATCAGCATGTGCTGTGGCGGTGGACTCGGCACCGGAACCGTTCTCGAGCGCTGA
- a CDS encoding DsbA family protein, producing MSTSFGVTWDYRCPFARNAHEHIMAALEAGAEWDVKFLAFSLDQAHVAEGNPPVWDEPDRYPGLMANEAGIVVRDRQPEKFFDAHWALFGARHDKALDLRDRENIARVLDDAGVDGAAVLGELDEGWPLEVFRKEHEDAVSSLDVFGVPTFTLDNHAVFVRLMNRPEGDGKLATSTIERIIDLMQDWPELNEFKYTRISR from the coding sequence ATGAGCACTTCGTTCGGCGTGACCTGGGATTACCGCTGCCCCTTTGCCCGTAACGCTCACGAGCACATCATGGCCGCCCTCGAGGCGGGTGCAGAGTGGGACGTCAAATTCCTCGCCTTCTCCCTTGACCAGGCCCACGTCGCTGAGGGAAATCCTCCCGTCTGGGACGAACCTGACAGGTATCCCGGGCTGATGGCCAACGAAGCCGGAATAGTCGTCCGGGACCGCCAGCCAGAGAAGTTTTTCGATGCCCACTGGGCGCTTTTTGGAGCCAGGCACGACAAGGCGCTGGACCTCCGTGATCGCGAGAACATCGCGCGGGTGCTCGACGACGCCGGCGTCGACGGAGCGGCTGTCCTGGGAGAACTGGACGAAGGTTGGCCCCTTGAGGTGTTCCGGAAGGAGCACGAGGACGCGGTCAGCAGCCTGGATGTGTTCGGCGTCCCGACGTTCACCTTGGATAATCACGCGGTCTTCGTGCGGCTGATGAATCGGCCCGAAGGCGACGGCAAGCTGGCCACGTCAACCATCGAACGGATCATCGACCTGATGCAGGACTGGCCCGAGTTGAACGAGTTCAAGTACACCCGCATCAGCCGCTAA
- a CDS encoding phosphatase PAP2 family protein codes for MPLTIPIPPAFARLDDAVDSWFDSYLRGNPLADAVMYSASAVGDHGILWLAFAGLQAARRRGGNWQRPLLRAVSGLAVESAVVNGPVKWMFRRTRPMHDEPRPWNVRQPRTSSFPSGHATSAFLGAALLSDDDPYWPIYYALAAVVAASRVHVKVHHASDVLGGVIIGAAMGQLVRKLFPLTKESPAAELR; via the coding sequence ATGCCCCTGACTATCCCGATCCCCCCGGCATTCGCCCGCTTGGACGATGCCGTCGACAGCTGGTTCGATTCATACCTGCGCGGCAACCCACTCGCCGACGCTGTCATGTACTCCGCGAGCGCAGTCGGAGATCACGGCATCCTCTGGCTCGCCTTCGCCGGCCTTCAAGCAGCCAGGCGGCGTGGCGGGAACTGGCAGCGCCCTCTTCTCCGGGCCGTCTCCGGCCTGGCTGTCGAGTCGGCCGTTGTCAACGGCCCGGTCAAATGGATGTTCCGCAGGACCCGGCCCATGCACGACGAACCACGACCGTGGAACGTCCGACAACCGAGGACCAGCAGCTTTCCCTCCGGCCACGCCACTTCGGCCTTCCTCGGCGCCGCCCTGCTGAGCGACGACGACCCCTACTGGCCGATCTACTACGCGCTCGCGGCCGTGGTCGCCGCCAGCAGGGTCCATGTCAAGGTCCACCACGCATCGGACGTCCTCGGTGGGGTCATCATCGGAGCGGCCATGGGCCAGCTAGTCAGAAAATTGTTTCCCTTAACGAAGGAATCGCCGGCGGCCGAGCTACGTTGA
- a CDS encoding D-alanine--D-alanine ligase family protein translates to MAGETPRRKVRLLVLYGGRSAEHEVSCISALHVVRAADSEKYDLKVVGITSDGRWTDATPAVLDAGTGGQVALPSPDTIKGHKALEPVKTVTADSDAGPLVVLPLLHGPMGEDGTVQGLLEIAGVPYCGSGVTGSSAAMDKGVAKSLFTSAGLPQARYLLLREGEFDDLRELIRRVENELGWPVFVKPANMGSSIGITCAHESSELAPALDKVRLYDEFAIIEEAVSGARELEMGVLGWPELRTSLPGEIKPSHEFYDFEDKYLDGAAALDVPASVPDQVANEMSHLAVAACKALRVDSMARVDFFWQEGGRGLLVNEVNTIPGFTPISMYPRLWAASGVPYEQLVDELVGQALRRAERRGQFQTHR, encoded by the coding sequence ATGGCCGGGGAAACGCCGCGACGGAAAGTCCGGCTGCTCGTTCTGTACGGCGGCCGCTCCGCCGAGCACGAGGTTTCGTGCATCTCGGCGTTGCATGTCGTCCGTGCCGCCGACTCCGAGAAGTACGACCTCAAGGTGGTCGGCATCACGAGCGACGGGCGTTGGACCGATGCCACGCCCGCGGTTCTGGACGCAGGCACGGGGGGTCAGGTGGCGCTGCCGTCGCCGGACACCATCAAGGGTCACAAAGCGCTCGAGCCGGTTAAGACGGTCACCGCTGATAGCGACGCCGGTCCGTTGGTGGTGCTCCCCCTGCTACACGGGCCGATGGGTGAGGACGGAACGGTGCAGGGCCTCCTCGAGATCGCCGGCGTCCCATACTGCGGCAGTGGGGTGACCGGATCTTCGGCCGCCATGGACAAGGGCGTCGCCAAGTCTCTTTTCACATCGGCAGGCCTTCCCCAGGCACGCTACCTGCTCCTTCGCGAAGGCGAGTTCGACGACCTGAGAGAATTGATCCGGCGGGTCGAGAACGAACTCGGATGGCCGGTGTTCGTCAAGCCCGCGAACATGGGGTCGTCGATAGGGATCACCTGTGCGCACGAGTCTTCGGAGCTGGCGCCAGCGCTGGACAAGGTGCGGCTCTACGACGAGTTCGCGATCATCGAAGAAGCCGTCTCGGGAGCGCGCGAGCTCGAGATGGGCGTTCTTGGATGGCCGGAGCTTCGGACTTCGCTGCCCGGTGAAATCAAGCCGAGCCACGAGTTCTACGACTTCGAGGACAAATATCTCGACGGCGCCGCTGCTCTCGACGTGCCTGCCTCCGTCCCCGACCAAGTGGCGAACGAGATGAGCCATCTCGCGGTGGCCGCCTGCAAAGCCCTTCGGGTCGACTCGATGGCACGAGTTGATTTCTTCTGGCAAGAGGGCGGCCGCGGCCTGTTGGTGAACGAGGTGAACACGATCCCTGGATTCACGCCCATCTCGATGTACCCGCGACTGTGGGCAGCGTCAGGCGTCCCCTACGAGCAACTCGTGGACGAGCTGGTCGGCCAAGCGTTGCGAAGGGCGGAAAGACGGGGGCAGTTCCAAACCCACCGCTGA
- the murF gene encoding UDP-N-acetylmuramoyl-tripeptide--D-alanyl-D-alanine ligase, with product MEWTPTSVAEVTGGRLVWPVRRAGDPSDLPAITLFGVSIDSRLTQRGELFVAIKAERDGHDFVSAAVDAGAAAVMVNHGKVAEGLRVPAVVVQDTGAGLLALGSAARDRLAGDVVGITGSVGKTSTKDLAAAALGAARRVTASERSFNNELGVPLTLANAPASTEVAVIEMGARGPGHVALLSRIARPTVGVVTCVAAAHTELFGSIDNIAAAKGELVESLPAGGTAVLNGDDPRVAAMANRTKARSLLYSTTQPTADLFADGIQLDDQLRAKFDARTPWGTVAVTLGARGAHQVPNALAALAIACVCGVELYPAAAALADARLSPWRMEVGRSRAGSFLINDSYNANPTSMRAALDALAAAPARRRVAVLGEMAELGNRSNEEHLAVAVYAAQLGIEVIAVGTAAYGLQPAAGIDDAELLLSDLSAGDAVLVKASRVAGLEQLAARLASDSSDKDPA from the coding sequence GTGGAGTGGACGCCAACGTCAGTGGCCGAAGTGACGGGCGGCAGGCTCGTGTGGCCAGTGCGGCGCGCCGGCGATCCATCCGACTTGCCGGCGATCACCTTGTTTGGGGTCTCGATCGACTCCAGGCTGACGCAAAGGGGCGAGCTGTTCGTGGCGATCAAAGCGGAGCGTGACGGCCACGATTTCGTCTCCGCCGCAGTCGACGCCGGCGCAGCGGCCGTGATGGTGAACCACGGAAAGGTGGCCGAGGGTCTGCGTGTGCCCGCCGTTGTCGTCCAGGATACGGGCGCCGGCTTGCTGGCACTCGGTTCGGCGGCGCGCGACCGGCTCGCGGGTGATGTCGTCGGGATAACCGGGTCGGTGGGAAAGACCTCTACCAAGGACCTGGCCGCCGCGGCGCTCGGAGCGGCGAGACGTGTCACCGCGAGCGAGCGGTCTTTCAACAACGAGCTTGGCGTTCCGCTGACCCTCGCCAACGCGCCGGCATCGACCGAAGTGGCGGTCATCGAGATGGGCGCGCGAGGACCCGGTCACGTGGCGCTTCTTTCCCGGATTGCTCGACCGACCGTCGGAGTCGTCACATGCGTCGCAGCCGCGCACACCGAGTTGTTCGGCTCCATCGACAACATCGCCGCCGCCAAAGGCGAGCTCGTCGAATCGCTGCCGGCGGGAGGGACGGCTGTACTGAACGGCGACGACCCGCGCGTGGCGGCGATGGCTAACAGGACCAAGGCCCGTTCGCTCCTGTACTCGACCACGCAACCAACAGCGGACCTGTTCGCCGACGGCATACAACTCGACGATCAACTCCGCGCCAAGTTCGACGCGCGCACACCGTGGGGGACCGTCGCTGTGACGCTCGGCGCGAGAGGTGCGCATCAAGTGCCGAACGCGCTCGCCGCGTTGGCCATCGCATGCGTGTGCGGCGTGGAGCTCTACCCGGCCGCGGCCGCGTTAGCCGACGCGCGCCTCTCCCCGTGGCGAATGGAGGTGGGGCGCTCCCGGGCAGGTTCGTTCCTTATCAACGACAGTTACAACGCCAATCCGACTTCCATGAGGGCCGCTCTCGACGCGCTCGCTGCGGCTCCGGCGCGCCGGCGCGTGGCGGTGCTCGGTGAGATGGCGGAGCTTGGCAACCGAAGCAACGAGGAACACCTCGCGGTCGCCGTTTACGCCGCGCAGTTGGGCATCGAGGTCATCGCTGTCGGCACCGCCGCTTACGGTCTGCAGCCGGCTGCCGGGATCGACGACGCCGAACTTTTGCTCTCCGACCTTTCTGCGGGGGATGCAGTCCTTGTGAAGGCGAGCCGCGTTGCCGGGCTAGAGCAGCTTGCCGCCCGGCTTGCCAGCGACTCTTCGGACAAAGACCCCGCGTAA
- a CDS encoding LLM class F420-dependent oxidoreductase — protein sequence MGYGITIPFDGVPLADHRPWIEELVDLGYTDAWSAEADGSDAFTPLAVAAAWTSSLRLGTAIVPAFTRGPALMAQCAAAMAEAAPGRFVLGIGTSSDVIVERWNGIPFEEPYKRTRDMVRFLRRALTGEKVDEEFDTFKVKGFKLGRPPAVVPPILVAGLRPGMLRLAGREADGAVINWLGADDVPRVVAEVGEGKEIVARIFVCPSEDAATVRAIGRRLVAAYLNVPVYAAFHEWLGRGQLLEGMWKAWKAGDRKLALEEIPDEVVDALIIHGSPAEVRATVRRYMDNGVTTPALAVIPIGVDLRQAVRDLSPTA from the coding sequence ATGGGCTACGGAATCACGATCCCTTTCGATGGCGTACCTCTAGCCGACCACCGACCCTGGATCGAGGAGCTGGTGGACCTCGGGTACACCGACGCGTGGTCGGCGGAGGCAGACGGGAGTGACGCGTTCACCCCGTTGGCCGTCGCCGCAGCCTGGACTTCGTCGCTGCGGCTGGGCACCGCGATCGTCCCCGCTTTTACGCGGGGCCCTGCGCTGATGGCCCAGTGCGCCGCGGCGATGGCGGAAGCAGCTCCAGGGCGTTTCGTGCTCGGAATCGGCACCTCGTCGGACGTGATCGTCGAGCGATGGAACGGCATCCCGTTCGAGGAGCCGTACAAGCGGACCAGGGATATGGTCCGTTTTCTCCGGCGGGCGCTGACCGGCGAGAAGGTCGACGAGGAGTTCGACACCTTCAAGGTGAAGGGTTTCAAACTTGGCCGGCCGCCGGCGGTAGTTCCGCCGATCCTCGTGGCGGGCCTTCGTCCCGGAATGCTTCGCTTGGCCGGTCGGGAGGCCGACGGCGCGGTGATCAATTGGCTGGGCGCCGACGACGTTCCGAGGGTCGTGGCCGAGGTCGGCGAGGGAAAGGAGATAGTCGCCCGAATCTTCGTCTGTCCGAGCGAAGATGCCGCGACGGTGCGAGCGATTGGCCGGCGCCTAGTAGCCGCTTATCTCAACGTGCCGGTGTACGCAGCCTTCCACGAGTGGCTCGGCAGAGGCCAGCTTCTGGAGGGCATGTGGAAGGCCTGGAAGGCGGGCGACCGAAAGCTTGCGCTAGAGGAGATCCCCGACGAGGTGGTGGACGCCCTGATCATCCACGGCTCGCCGGCGGAGGTCCGGGCGACCGTCCGGCGCTACATGGACAACGGTGTGACGACTCCTGCGCTAGCAGTGATCCCGATCGGAGTCGATTTGCGCCAGGCGGTCCGAGACCTGTCCCCGACGGCCTGA
- a CDS encoding polysaccharide deacetylase family protein, producing the protein MTSLAEALGYPPDACLLIVTCDDLGLTFASNAGVYSALREGMGRVGGLVVPGPWAREAAARYRGEDVGVHLTLNAEYDLYRWGPITQSPSLLDGDGGFPRTVDDLWDHADTEEVHRECRAQIERAIYWGFDVSHVSAHLGALDFRPEFFDVALELAAEFRLPLRLPGVGAERQWGFPFRERAVEEGVISPDHLVRVSRNQSARGALDQLLSDIRPGVTEVVLRPALDTAELRSIAPDWAARVADHDLAMTADSLQVLARRDRVHLIGYRQLRDLQRR; encoded by the coding sequence TTGACCTCACTCGCCGAAGCGCTCGGCTACCCGCCTGACGCCTGCCTGCTGATCGTCACGTGCGACGACCTCGGCCTTACGTTCGCGAGCAACGCCGGCGTTTACAGCGCACTGCGGGAGGGAATGGGCAGGGTCGGAGGGCTCGTGGTCCCTGGCCCTTGGGCGCGTGAGGCCGCTGCGCGCTACCGCGGTGAGGACGTCGGAGTACACCTGACGCTCAACGCCGAATACGACCTCTACAGGTGGGGCCCGATAACCCAGAGTCCTTCGCTGCTCGACGGCGACGGCGGTTTCCCACGGACGGTCGATGATCTCTGGGACCACGCCGACACGGAGGAAGTGCACCGCGAGTGCCGCGCTCAGATCGAGAGGGCGATCTACTGGGGCTTCGATGTGAGCCACGTGAGCGCCCACCTCGGAGCGCTCGACTTCCGTCCGGAGTTCTTCGATGTCGCGCTCGAGCTGGCCGCCGAATTCCGGCTGCCGCTGCGGCTGCCGGGAGTAGGAGCCGAACGGCAGTGGGGTTTTCCGTTCAGGGAACGGGCGGTGGAGGAAGGCGTCATCTCGCCCGATCACCTCGTGCGAGTCTCACGTAACCAAAGCGCGCGCGGGGCGCTCGACCAGCTCCTGTCCGACATCCGTCCGGGAGTGACCGAAGTCGTTCTCCGGCCGGCTCTCGACACTGCTGAGCTGCGGTCGATCGCCCCGGACTGGGCGGCGAGGGTCGCCGATCACGACCTGGCCATGACCGCAGATTCCCTCCAAGTTCTTGCGAGGCGTGATCGCGTCCATCTGATCGGCTACCGGCAACTGCGCGACCTGCAACGTCGCTGA
- a CDS encoding PD-(D/E)XK nuclease family protein, whose translation MSLPLPTSLSPSKVSSFKDCALAFRLSNIDRLPEPPSAQAAKGTLVHRALQLLMWEEEPAGRTESAATAKLSRAVPEVLDGGEYGALGLSEEQRAEFIEDAAALIRNYFTLEDPRAVRVLGTELRMSVSVGTLKLSGIIDRLELDPAGDLVVTDYKTGKAPGPRHEQSRLGGVHFYAYLCEQVLGRRPARVQLLHLREPIAISTTPSEQSIRALHRQSLAIWTAVEQACEREDFRPRPGRLCDFCAYHEFCPAMGGDLSRLPTPVADVRDVSFASIPIITDGPAVSALA comes from the coding sequence ATGTCCCTGCCGCTTCCGACATCGCTGTCGCCTTCGAAAGTGTCTTCGTTCAAGGACTGTGCGCTCGCGTTCAGGCTGTCCAACATCGACCGGCTTCCCGAACCCCCGTCAGCCCAAGCTGCGAAGGGGACCCTCGTGCACCGGGCGCTCCAGCTCCTGATGTGGGAAGAGGAGCCGGCGGGACGGACAGAGAGTGCTGCGACGGCCAAACTGTCCCGGGCCGTGCCGGAAGTCCTCGACGGTGGGGAGTACGGAGCGTTAGGGCTGTCCGAGGAGCAGCGGGCGGAATTCATCGAGGATGCCGCAGCGTTGATCCGCAACTACTTCACCCTCGAAGACCCCCGCGCGGTGCGCGTTCTGGGGACCGAGCTCAGAATGTCGGTCTCGGTCGGGACGCTGAAGTTGTCAGGGATCATCGATCGGCTCGAACTCGATCCCGCCGGCGATCTGGTCGTCACCGACTACAAGACCGGCAAAGCCCCCGGCCCGAGGCACGAGCAGTCCCGCCTCGGAGGGGTCCACTTCTATGCGTATCTCTGTGAACAGGTGCTCGGCCGGCGGCCTGCGCGCGTGCAGCTCCTTCACCTGAGAGAACCAATCGCCATCTCGACGACACCGTCGGAGCAGTCGATACGCGCCCTGCACCGGCAGTCGTTGGCGATCTGGACCGCCGTGGAGCAGGCCTGCGAACGGGAGGACTTCCGGCCGCGGCCTGGAAGGCTGTGCGACTTCTGCGCCTACCACGAGTTTTGTCCGGCGATGGGCGGGGACTTGTCCCGTCTTCCGACTCCGGTCGCCGACGTACGGGACGTTTCTTTTGCGTCGATCCCGATCATTACGGACGGCCCGGCGGTGTCAGCTCTGGCGTGA
- a CDS encoding AlkA N-terminal domain-containing protein, protein MDDEHCYRAASSRDGRFDGAFFTAVLTTGIYCRPSCPAVTPKRKNVRFYATAAAAQEAGFRACKRCRPDAAPGSPEWVGRADVVARTMRLIGDGVVEREGVSGLARRIGYSTRQLHRLVFAELGTGPLSLARARRVQHARMLLETTDIPITDVAWASGFGSVRQFNDCVRQVYALSPSDIRGAGAVKRRSRPAAGQAIEVQLAYRRPIELSDLLGFIGTRAVPGVETWDGLTYSRVLALPHGEGFVSVGANGSTSREQRADRPIGSGYVTCRLELQDTRDFTTAVARLRALLDLDSDPVAVSTILGADPLMAPLVSARPGLRIPGSVDGSEIALRAVLGQQVSVTGARTLAARLVQMFGKSVEQPRDGLTHAFPSVDAIASADPSLLPLPAARAEAIVTLARSLADGIIQIDPGADRDETEAAMRALPGIGRWTSSYVRMRGLGDPDVFMETDLGVKRTIANQRGIGAIAGEQFRPWRSYVTVHLWTAPQAAQPSEKECVEA, encoded by the coding sequence ATGGACGACGAGCACTGCTACAGAGCGGCCTCGAGCAGGGACGGCCGGTTCGACGGCGCCTTCTTCACCGCTGTCCTTACGACCGGCATCTATTGCCGGCCGAGTTGCCCGGCGGTCACACCTAAACGAAAGAACGTCAGGTTCTACGCGACCGCGGCTGCCGCGCAGGAAGCTGGTTTTCGGGCGTGCAAGCGCTGCCGGCCCGATGCTGCGCCGGGTTCGCCGGAGTGGGTCGGGAGAGCCGACGTGGTTGCACGGACCATGCGCCTTATCGGTGATGGCGTCGTCGAGAGAGAAGGCGTTTCGGGTCTTGCCCGCCGGATCGGTTACAGCACCCGCCAGCTGCACCGCCTCGTCTTCGCCGAGTTGGGCACCGGGCCGCTGAGCCTCGCCAGGGCGCGGCGCGTGCAGCACGCGCGAATGTTGTTGGAGACAACCGACATTCCCATCACCGACGTCGCTTGGGCTTCGGGTTTCGGAAGCGTCCGGCAGTTCAACGATTGCGTCCGCCAGGTCTACGCCCTTTCACCGTCGGACATTCGAGGTGCTGGGGCGGTGAAGCGACGCTCGCGTCCCGCCGCCGGGCAAGCCATCGAAGTCCAGCTTGCTTATCGTCGTCCTATCGAGCTGAGTGACCTGCTCGGCTTTATCGGCACCCGCGCCGTGCCGGGAGTAGAGACGTGGGACGGGCTTACGTATTCGAGAGTTCTGGCTCTTCCGCACGGCGAAGGATTTGTCAGCGTCGGCGCGAACGGGTCAACGAGCCGCGAACAGCGAGCAGACCGACCAATCGGCTCGGGCTACGTGACATGCCGGCTCGAACTGCAGGACACACGCGACTTCACCACTGCCGTAGCGCGCCTGCGCGCACTGCTCGACTTGGACTCCGATCCGGTGGCGGTGTCGACGATCCTCGGGGCCGATCCCCTGATGGCACCACTGGTTTCGGCGAGACCAGGCCTGCGTATTCCAGGATCGGTCGACGGTTCGGAAATAGCGCTGCGAGCGGTCCTCGGTCAACAGGTGTCGGTCACCGGTGCCCGCACCCTCGCCGCCCGGTTGGTCCAGATGTTCGGGAAGTCGGTCGAGCAGCCGCGCGACGGTCTGACCCACGCGTTCCCCTCCGTTGACGCCATCGCATCTGCGGACCCTTCGTTGTTGCCGTTGCCCGCCGCCCGCGCAGAAGCCATCGTCACCCTGGCCAGATCGCTCGCTGACGGCATCATCCAGATCGATCCCGGTGCTGATCGCGACGAGACCGAAGCGGCCATGCGAGCGCTTCCGGGGATCGGGCGCTGGACCTCGTCCTACGTCCGGATGCGAGGTCTCGGCGACCCTGACGTGTTCATGGAGACCGATCTCGGCGTCAAAAGAACGATCGCCAATCAGCGCGGTATCGGGGCCATCGCCGGCGAACAGTTTCGCCCATGGCGCTCCTACGTCACCGTCCACCTCTGGACGGCCCCGCAGGCCGCCCAACCTTCCGAAAAGGAGTGTGTAGAAGCATGA